The Anas acuta chromosome 2, bAnaAcu1.1, whole genome shotgun sequence genomic interval agggtggttgggcaggTTCCCCATGGAAACCATCACAGCATcaagcctgctgcagcacaagacaacactctcagaaatgcagtttgatttttgggtagtcctgtgtggagccacgAGTTGGACGCAATGTTCCTTGTGGGTCCCTCACAACTTGGTCTATTCTGGGATTCCATGATTCCATCACAtttgctgcctccctgcctttcTAACAACTCGCTAAGCCAGTCTTTACCCTTGTCTTTCCCGTTGGGTGTGCTGTATCGGTGGCTTGGTGGCCGTGGTGCTTGGAAGGTTGTAGGTGGGAGAAAGGAAGCTGCCTGCTTTGTCTTGTGCAAAGCTGGGGCCATCCCTGTGGGCGGTAGTCCaagcaggcaggagagggcTGTTTGTGAGAGCAGGCTGTTGTCCCCTGCGGCCTGCTACTGAGCTCGCAAGCCCTTTGATGTCAGCAGTCCTGCCATTCTTCTCAAAGAGTTGCTTTGGCCACTCCGTAGCGCTTCCCTTTGCTGATGCCAGCATGTTCCCAGGCTAGGCTTTGGCCCAACACACTGCTTGATAGGGGCCCCTTGGGTTGATTGGGGATTCCTGCAAGATAGCTTGAGACTCAtgagaggctgagggagtgGAACTGTGGGGAAGGGCTAGCTGGGGAGCCCGGGTGTTGGGGGTCTTCTTTAGGGTGAGTGTCAAGGTGACAGCTATTTTTCTGCCCCGTGATTGATGGTCAGAAAGAGGATCTGGATATTTCAGAGGGGAGCTGGAGGCATCCAGATTAGTAGACCTTGTGCTGGTGTTTGCATTCCAAAGGGAGGAATGATGGCAAGGCCTGCCTGAGGGCAGCTGAGGTGAGTGTTTTGCAGGCTGTCTCTCAAATGAGCAGAGCTTCTTGCAGAGGTAGATGGGTAGGTTGTGTATCTGGATGTGCAGAATGATTACTTCTAATGGGCTGCACCCAAAGAAGATGAGGGTTCTGGCTGATGTCTGTGCAAGGCCATTTTCAATTATCTTTGAAAGGGTATGGCGACTGGGACAGGACGTGGAAACTGGATGAAACTCACCCGACTCCTATGTTCAAcaagcaggagaaggaaggcCTGGGACTCTGCAGGCTGTTCAGTTTGTCATGCGTCACTGGGAGGTTCTGAAAGAAATCCTCCTGGAAAGCACACCACAAGCACGTGAATGATAAGAAAGAGATggggagtagtcagcatggatctATGAAGAGTAGATCATACTGGAGCCTTCTCAGTGTCTTCTACATGGAAGTGACCTGCTGGGTGCACAAGGGGAGAGCAACAACTGTTGCTTACCTTACCTTTAGGAAAGGCTTTGATGCTTGCTGCCATGACACGCTTGCAGATAAGCTAACAAGTAAGGGTTACACAAACAAACAGTGTGGTGGTCTGAAAAGTGGCAGCATGCCACTCCACATGGTCCTGGACAGCCTGCTGACCTTTCTTGACCACAGCTGTTGCCCTACCTGGTGTCGAGAGTTTCCTTCCTGACTATATCATTCTGAGATAGTGTTTGTTGGGACAGTGTAGGATTTTAGAACAGAAGAGAACAGTGGTAGGGCATGCTAATGAGGGGAATTTTTTTGAGAGGGAGTGGGTAGAAGAGCCTTAGGTGGATGAAGCCTGTGTTTTGTCAGTTTTAGGTCTTGGGTGATATCATTTAAGGTGTTGTGGCCCTTTCTGACCTGCCCTGATGACCTCTTGTGCTTGGGCAGCGACAGGCCCCTTTGTAGCTTGCTGAAAGAGGCCCTGTTCAAGTGTGGGATAACTGCTGGattctcctcacagaggccaGCCCTGCAGTCCctactaccaaaaccttgccatgtaaacccaatacactaTGGGAGGTCTTGTGGCGTTTTTCAACCTGCCCTACCTATGTCGTGAGCCAAGCATTCctggggcctcacaagggcagagaaGAAGGGGACAATCAACTCCCTCACTATGCTGGCCAatcctctgttgatgcagcactgcatgcagttggccttctgggctgcaggcgtGCATCTGTGGATCCTGTTGagcctttcatccaccagaacaacccaagtccttctctgcagggctgctctcaaggAGTTCTTCTCCCACtctgtactcctgtctgggataggcctgacccaggtgcagcaccttgcacttcgacttgttgaacctcatgtgGTTCACATGGGCCTGCTTCTCCAGCCcgtccaggtccctttgaaccAAGAGCGTTGTGTGAAGAAAGGAGGAGTGTCAGGCTGGCATGCATTAGAACTTTATTGAGGAAGACTCATGAAAAGGAAGGAGCACAAGCAGCAGGGCCCTGGTCAGAGATGCAAGCAGAGTGACCATCAGCAGCTATGCAATTTGTGTGGAAGGTATTCCCAGAGCACGGAGATCAGAGCATCCTCAGTCGATTAAGTTGGTTGCAGGGCATTGTTAGCTGCTGTCAGGGGTCCTGGCGTGGGTCCTTAGCAGGGGTAGCAGGCTCTTCTGCCAGAGAAGCAGCCCAGGCCTCCCAAGCCATAGCCTCCCAAGCCTCCCAGGCCAAAGCCTCCGAAGCCGCCTCCAGAGACGGGCACTCCCTGGGCGCTGAGGTTGCTGCCCACGGCAGCTGATGCGGAGGATCCAACGGCggtgttctgggggaaggagctgaggatgggtccTGGCAGGGTGACCACCACGGTGGAAGGCTGGATGGCAACGTGGGAGTCCTCGCACTGCCTGACAcagggctcgttgcagctgTTAGCCAGCGGGGTGGGTCCGCAGGGGTTGCAGAGGTTGTAGCAGGACATGTCTGTGGTGTGGAGTGTGCCTGGAAGAGAGGGTGTTGGGAAGGTGAAGGATATTAGAGGTGTGTGGAATGGTGGTGAGGGAGGCCAAGGGAATGGGAAGGCCTGGGTTTATGGGGAGCATGGTGTTGGGGAGGTGGAATGGCTGCTGATGCTGGGGTCAGAGGGCATGTGGAGAGATGGGCCTagtggggcaggggaaggaagggatcGGGGTTCAGGCTCACCTTGTTGGTCCCAGGGGAGAAGGTGTTGGAAGGAGATTGTGAAGGTGTGAGACGCAGGGCCGGCTTTTATGCTGGTCCGTGAGTGCCCGTGGGGCAAGAGAGGCTTTGCGCATGACAACATTTGGCGTGAGTTGCTCTTGCATGCCAAAGCCTGGCAAGTAATGAATTGAGGTGTGGTGTCCTTCCCACAACTTGACCTTTTCATGTCCTCCTGTTGAGGACATAGTGTTAGATGCTGACAGAACCTTCAAAGTGAGAGAATTAGAGGCTGGAGCATTTCTCTGAAAGGTGCATGGGAGGGCAGGTAGATGAGGTGTCTGAAGGCTGCCTGAGGTACTGTGTCATGAGTGAGGTCTTTCTGTGGTATTTATGTAGTGTGGCCCAGCCACACTGGGCTTTGTGGCTGTCAGCAAGTCCTTGCAATGGACAGCATCGGGCATAGAAGCGGGTGCTATGAAAAGAAGGAACGAGAGATGAGTAGGTCCTACAATGGCCATGTTTTCTGACACCATAGGCTTAGCCCCCTTTCCTCCAAAGCTGAACTCCACAGACAACACAAGATTTGACACTCTGCTTGATGGGATTTTTCAGGCTGGGTTGTGTGGTCTGTGAGCAGCCCTGAGATTCATGAAAGGCAGAGGACAAGAGGGATTGTGAGAAGGGGCCAGCTGGGAGCCATCGTGTTATTGGGAATGATATTTGGGATTTGTGTCAAGGGGGAAACCTATTTCTCTTCTCAGTGTTTGATTTTGTGAAAGATGATTTGGAAATTTCAGACAGAAATTGGAGGCATGCGGTCTGCAACTCAAAACGGTGAGTAAAATCAAGGCCTACCACTCGTTAGCCAAAGGCAGTATTTCGTGGGCTATCTCTCAAGTGAGTAGTGCATGTTACTGAGGAATATGGGGAGGCTATGCCACTGGATGTACTGAAGTACACAGGACCTGTCAGGTTGCACCCACAAATGCTGAAAGTCCTGGCTGATATTTTCACAAGgctactttcttctttctttgaaagttcacagaatcacagaatcacagaatttctaggttggaagagacctcaagatcatcgagtccaacctctgacctaacgctaacagtccccactaaaccatatccctaagctctacatctaaacgtcttttaaagacttccagggatggtgactccaccacctccctgagcagcctgttccagtgcctaacaaccctttcagtaaagaagt includes:
- the LOC137851593 gene encoding feather keratin-like yields the protein MSCYNLCNPCGPTPLANSCNEPCVRQCEDSHVAIQPSTVVVTLPGPILSSFPQNTAVGSSASAAVGSNLSAQGVPVSGGGFGGFGLGGLGGYGLGGLGCFSGRRACYPC